One part of the Carassius gibelio isolate Cgi1373 ecotype wild population from Czech Republic chromosome B6, carGib1.2-hapl.c, whole genome shotgun sequence genome encodes these proteins:
- the dlg1a gene encoding disks large homolog 1 isoform X22 — protein MMNSSISSGSGSLRTSQKRTLYVRALFDYDITKDSGLPSQGLNFHFGDILHVLNASDEEWWQARHVTPDGEMEEMGVIPSKKRVERKERARLKTVKFNSKSRDKGHSLNDKRKKNLFSRKFPFYKNKDPNEQETSDVDQHVTSNASDSESSYRGQEEYVLSYETVTQQEVSYARPVIILGPMKDRINDDLISEFPDKFGSCVPHTTRPKRDYEVDGRDYHFVNSREQMEKDIQDHKFIEAGQYNNHLYGTSVQSVREVAEKGKHCILDVSGNAIKRLQLAQLFPIAVFVKPKSVENILEMNKRLMEEQGRKTYERAMKLEQEFLEHFTAIVQGDTLEEIYNQVKQIIEEQSGTFIWVPVKEKL, from the exons ATGATGAACAGCAGTATTAGTTCAGGCTCCGGCTCATTGCGGACTAGTCAGAAGAGGACTCTGTATGTCAG AGCCCTGTTTGATTATGACATAACGAAAGACTCCGGCCTGCCCAGTCAGGGGCTGAACTTCCACTTTGGTGACATCCTACATGTCCTGAATGCCTCGGACGAGGAGTGGTGGCAAGCGCGGCATGTGACTCCAGATGGCGAGATGGAGGAGATGGGCGTCATTCCCAGCAAGAAGAG GGTGGAGAGAAAAGAAAGAGCCAGGTTAAAGACGGTTAAATTCAACTCCAAATCTCGAGACAAAGGG CATTCACTCAATGACAAGCGTAAAAAGAACCTCTTTTCTCGAAAATTCCCTTTCTACAAGAACAAGGATCCCAACGAACAGGAAACGAGTGATGTGGACC AGCATGTAACTTCTAATGCCAGCGATAGTGAAAGTAGTTACC GTGGACAGGAAGAATATGTCCTCTCATATGAGACAGTCACGCAACAGGAAG TGAGTTATGCTCGTCCGGTGATAATCCTTGGACCCATGAAAGACCGGATCAATGACGATCTAATCTCGGAGTTCCCGGACAAGTTTGGATCATGTGTTCCCC ACACGACTAGACCTAAGCGAGACTATGAGGTTGATGGTCGGGACTACCATTTTGTTAATTCACGGGAACAAATGGAAAAAGACATTCAAGATCACAAGTTCATTGAGGCCGGCCAATATAACAACCACCTGTATGGGACGAGCGTGCAGTCGGTGCGAGAGGTTGCAGAAAAG GGCAAGCACTGCATCCTGGATGTCTCAGGCAATGCCATCAAGCGACTCCAGTTAGCACAGCTCTTCCCCATTGCGGTGTTCGTCAAACCCAAATCGGTGGAGAATATTTT AGAGATGAATAAAAGATTGATGGAGGAGCAAGGCAGGAAGACCTATGAGAGGGCCATGAAACTGGAGCAGGAATTCCTAGAGCACTTCACCG CCATTGTACAAGGGGACACGTTAGAAGAGATCTACAACCAGGTTAAGCAGATCATCGAGGAGCAGTCTGGGACGTTCATCTGGGTACCTGTCAAAGAGAAATTGTGA